A stretch of DNA from Parvularcula bermudensis HTCC2503:
GCCCCCCGTCCTTCCGGGAAAACAGCGGGGGCGGGGAAAGGATGACGAACCATGACCCGTAGACGGAGAGAACGGACGCGCGGCGACCTTTATGAGGAGGTTACCGCCCGGATCATCGCACAGATGGAGGAGGGCACGGTCCCTTGGGTTCAGCCTTGGACCAGTAAGGGACCGGGCAGCCCGGCCCTTGGCCTACCCCAGAACGCTGCCACACGGCGCCCCTATTCCGGGATCAACATTCTGCTCCTCTGGGGGGCGGCGCAGGAGCAGGAACGGGAAAGCCAGCTTTGGCTCACCTTCAAACAGGCCCTCGCCTTGGGCGGGGCAGTGCGCAAGGGCGAGAAAGGCACCACCATCGTCTATGCCGACCGGTTTACGCCTCAGCGCGAAAAGCAAAAGGCGGAAGAGAGCGGCGGGGCCGCGCGGGAAGTCGCCTTCCTAAAGCGGTACACGGTCTTTCACGTAGACCAGTGCGACGGGCTTCCCGACGACGCCGTCACAGGCCGGGTGCCCCTGCCCCCACGGCAGATCGAGCCCGACGCGGAAAGGCTGATCGAAGCCACGGGCGCGGATTTTCGGGTGGGGGGCGACCGCGCCTACTACGTGCCGTCGCAGGACTTTATTCAGGTCCCGCCGCAAGCGGCGTTCCGGGACCAGATCAATTATTACCGCACCTGCTTTCATGAGCTTGGCCATTGGACGGGCCACGCCACGCGGCTGGCCCGGGACCTCACCACCAATTTCGGGACCAAGGACTATGCCCGCGAGGAACTAGTCGCCGAAATGGCGAGCGCCTTCCTCTGCGCCGAAATGGGCATCGTGCCGACCGTGCGGCATGCGGACTATCTGGCAAGCTGGCTGGACATTCTGCGCGAGGACAAGCGGGCGATCTTTCGCGCCGCATCCCTCGCCTCGAAAGCCGCCGACTTCGTTCTGGCCTTCCGTACACCGCAAGAGACCGATCAACGCGCCGCCTGAGCGGCGCGCCCTTCTTCCCCATTCAATATAGAGGCCTTCCCATGACCTATGAGCCCTATCCCCTTTTCGCCCTCGCCATCGCCGCAGAAAATGTCCGCCACGCCTCGCTGCCCGATGACGGCATCCCGGCCTTGGCCCAGCTCATCGCGGATAGCGGCCTGCAGCAGCCGCTCTGCGGCTACAGGAAGGGGCGCACCAAGCTCCTCATCTACGACGGGCGGCGGCGCTTGCTTGCGCTCCAGCATCTCGCCAGTGAAGACCGTCTGCCCAAGGACTGCCTTAACGGCATTCCCTGCCGGATCGGCTCGAAGGCCGAAGCCCGCGCCGCGAGCCTCGGGGCGGGACTTGGCACCAAAGGCTTCCACCCGACCGAAGCCTTCCGGCAATTCGCGGCGCTGATCGAGGAGGGCCAGACCGTGCCCGACATCGCCAAGCGCTTTTCCTTGTCGGAGCGCGAGGTCGAACAGCGCCTGCGGCTCGCAAGGCTCGCCCCGCCGATCTTCGATGCCTTCGCGGAGGACGCAATCACCTTGGAGCAGGCCATGGCCTATGCCCTGATCGACGATCCCAACCGCCAGATGCGCGTCTTGGAGACGGGCGGCGCCGATCTATCGGCCCGGATGATCCGGCGCCAGCTGACGGACGGCGAAACACCGGGAACGGACAAACGGGTGCGCCTGATCGGCCTTGCCGCCTATGAGGCGGCGGGCGGACGCCTGCGCCGCGACCTCTTCGCCGATGAGGACGACCTCTCTGGCGTGACCCTGCTCGACGCAGCACTTCTCGATGACCTGACCCACGCGCGGCTGCGGGAGGCCGAGACCGCCCTCAGGGCCGAGGGCTGGTCATGGGTGAGGGCCTCGGTCCATGCCGATTACGACCTCTATCAGACCCACGGCCGGGTGCGGCCCGAACGCCAGCCCCTGCCTGAGGACGCACAACAAGAGCGGGACACGCTGGTGGCGCGCCGCGACGCCCTTGCCGGAACGGCGGAGCATGAGGACGAACTCGACGACGAGACATGGGCGGAGATCGAACGGCTCGATGCGGCCCTCGAAGACCTCGACGCACAGCATACGGCTCATTCCCCCGAGGACCTCGCGCGCGGCGGGGCCGTGATCTCCATCAGACCCGATGGCAGCCTCGACATCGTGTGCGGACTCGTCCCCCGCAAGGCGCTGACCCCCAAGGCCGAGAAGCCCGCTTTGCCCCACGCGGTGCACCGCCAGCTGACCGAACGGGCGAGCGAGGCCCTGGCGCGCGACCTCGCCAGCCATGCCGAAACGGCGGACCTCCTCGTGACGGCGGCCATGGCGCAGGCGGCATGGTCCTATGGCCCGATCACTGGGATCGGCCTCAGCGGAGAGATGCCCCGCTTCACCGAGGGCGGCACCTTGCCGCCCGACGAAGCCCTTGCCGCGCGCATCGATGCGGCGAAGGCGCGGGTGGGCCGATCCTTGGCGGAGACCGTGGAGAACGTCGCGGCGCTCGACGACGATCAGCGCGCGGGCCTCCGGCAGCTGGCCCTCTCCAGCCTCCTCGATCTGAGCGAGATACGCGGGGACACCCGCTCCGAGGACGGACGGTCCTTGGGCACCTTTCTCGCCCGGCGGATGGGGACGGACCTCACCCGCCACTGGCAACCGGATGAGGTCACTTTCGGGCGGCTGTCCCGGGACCAGATCCTCACGGCGCTGACGGAGATGGGCGTCCCGACCAAGGGGCTCGAGAAGGCGAAGAAGGCGGACCTCGCCCTCCTCGCCGCGCGGAAGGCACAGGAAGCAGGCTGGCTCCCCGAGCCCTTACGGTTCGCCCACGCCCCGGACGGGGCGGCGGGGTGACGACAGGCGAGCGGGAGGACGTGGCCGTTCTTCCGCCGGGCCCCGTCCGCCAGGGCGAGGGCGAGGAGGTCGCGGCCCCCGGTCCCAATCGCTTCCCTGAGGATGACAGCGCCGCGGCGTGAGGGCCGATCCTCCCGGTGTCCATGGCGGGCCGAGGACCCTGCCGAGGCGACCATGGACCTATGGCAGCCGCCGGGACCGCCGAAACCTCGGGCGGCGAAAGATTTCCCCTGCCGCGGCGTCCTTTGTCGCGCGATCCGGGCGGCGAACTGGTTCCCGTTTCGCCTGATCGCGCGGTCCGCACGCGGCATTCCTCGCGAAACAAATCTTCCGCCCCCTTCGGTCCGCCGCTGCGCTTCGGCCGTGAACGGTTCAGCGGCCCGGACGCCCGCCATGGCCGGTCCGTCGCCGGCAGGGATCAGCCCCGCCGGGTAACCCGAAAGGACCACCACCACCATGTCAGCCATCGGCTATGTCACCCACAATGAAGAGCGCGGCACCTATAAAGGCACGCTCCGGACCCTGACCATCGCGACCGGCATCGAGCTGGTGCCCAATGGCGAGAAGACCGACGAGCGCCAACCCGACTTCCGCATCTTCACCGACGAACGCACCGAGATCGGGGCGGGCTGGCACCGCAAGGGAAAGACCTCGGGCCGCCCCTATGTCAGCCTCACCTTCGCGGCGCCGGAACTCGGGCCCCGGAAGCTCTACGCCAATCTCGGGCCCGCCGCAGGGCAAGACGACCCTGCCGTCTTCGCGATCATCTGGAACCCCGAAGGTTGAGCCCGAAGGCGCTCGCCAGTCCCCTTCTGGCGGGCGCCACGGCCCCTTCTCTTCCCCACGGAGAGATCATCATGGACCTGATCCTGCCCGAGCAGGCGTCGCGCCTGCGCACCCAATTCGAAGACGAGAGCGTCGACCAGCCGCCCCTCGTCAAGCTCTTCTGCCCCTGGGGCGCCGGAACCTGGCTCCTCTCCGGGCTCACCGAGGACGACGCTCTCGGCTTAGGCCTCTGCGATCTGGGGCTGGGCTTCCCCGAACTCGGCTATGTGTCGCTCGACGAGCTTCGCCGCATCAAAGGCCCCTTCGGCCTCACCATCGAACGGGACCTCTCCTTCGAGGCCCTCACCACCCTCACTGTCTATGCCGAGGCCGCCCGCATGGCCGAAGGCGTGGTCGAGGACCGGGCTTCCTTGGAAGCCGCCTTCGCGAGACTCGAGCGCCGCGCCAAGGAGGACCGACGGGTCCTCAAAGCCCGGATGCTCTGACCCCCTGTAGCGGGCCGGGTCACCTCGGTCCGCTGCACGCCGCGCACTGCATCGGAGCCATCAACGCAGGGCGCCGTATTGCAATGTCATGCACTCTGCACTACATATCGGCGATCAGGAGGCCACCATGCTCGACATCGATCTGTCCGATCTCAGCCAGGACAAGGGCGCGCGGACGACCCAGCTGCGCCATGGCGACCGTTTGGCGGATCTCATCGACCGGGCCGTCGCGGCCCTCGGCATCGAAAAATCGACCTTCCTCCGGGCCGCCATCGCCAAGGAAGCCCAGCGCATCCTCGAGGAGAGCAGCCACCATGTGATGAGCGCCGAGGACGCGGCCAGATTCGAGGCCGCCCTTGACCGGAAGCCGACGGTCACGAGTAAGGCCAAGGCTGCCGCCAAGGCCTATCGCGCCCGGGTGGTGCATGCCGACTGAGCGGAGCGCGCCGCTTCGCATCGAACGCTTCGACCCCGCGCGGCATGACCGGTCAGGGTTCTCCTGCGGGGTGCCGCGCCTCGACAATTTCCTCCAGCTGACCGCGAAGAAGCAGCAGGCCGCCGACATGACCCGCGTCTATGTGGTGGTCGAAGACGGCGACACCCGCATTCTCGGCTATCACACCATCGGCATGGGGATGATGGAAGCCAGCCTCCTCAAGAAACGGCCGCGCGGCTCTCCCGACCATGGCGAACTTCCGGTCCTCTTCCTCGGTCAGGTCGCGGTGGATGAGCGCGCCCAAGGACAGGGCCTTGGCGGCATCCTGATGCACCATGTCTTCGAGAAGGCCAGATTGGTGGCCGATGAAGCTGGATGCTTCGCCCTCCTCCTCGACGTTATGACCGATGGCGGCGAGGAGGCGTTCGAGCGGCGTCGGGACTGGTACGCGGGGTTCGGGTTCGAACCCTTCACGAGCCGTCCGGCGCGCATGTTCCTGACCCTGAAGGATATGCGGGCGATCTTGGAACGATAGCGTGGAGGCTCGCAAGGTCGCGCGTCCCTGTTGGGGCTAAGCTCGTTAGACAACCGCAAAAGGTCTCGGCCCCGACACAGCCTCTGCTTCGGCTACGAAGCTTCGACCTTCTTCTTCTCGGAGGTTTCGAAGGCTCGAAATGCCGCCGTTTTCGTATGCTCGAATTTCCCGATCAATTTCGTCTAGTTCATCCTTGAACAGAACCCGCCGTGTGAACTGGCCCCCGTTTCGACCGGACAGTTGGCGTAAGCAGGAGGGCTTGAGGCTATCCTCAAGCACAGGCTTATGTCTGACGATTATCGCCGGATCGAAGTGATCACGGGAACGGCGCGGCGGCGCTACTGGTCCGCCGACGAGAAGCTGTCGATTGTGGAGGAGACCCTGCAGCCGGGACAGACGGTTTCGTTGGTCGCCCGTCGGCATGGCATGGCGCCGAACCTGGTCTATCGTTGGCGCCGCTTGATGAAGGAAGGGGGAGCGGTCGCCGTGGGATCGGATCAGAACGTCGTCGGCGAAGTGGCCGTCAAAAAGCTCGAGGCCCGCGTGCGCGAGCTCGAACGGATGCTGGGCAAGAAGACGATGGAGGTCGAGATCCTTCGTGAGGCCCTCGACCAGGCGCGGTCAAAAAAACCGATCTTGCAGCTGCAATCGTATCCGCAGGACGGTTCCCGATGAGCGCGGTCGCCAGGGCCATGGGCGTGGCGCGATCCCATCTTTACGACCGGACAAAGGAGAGCGGCAGCCCCAGCGGCTCCTATCGAAAGGACGGCGACACCGAACTGCTCGCCGCGATTGCGGCGGTGACGGACGAACGTCCCCACCTATGGCTATCGCCGTGTCACGGCGATCGTCCGGCGGCAGTTCGTCCGCGACAATAAGCCTTCGCCCAACCACAAGCGGGTCTATCGCCTGATGCGTCAACACGGCCTGCTCCTGCAGCCATGCACTGGCCGCCGCGAGGGCCGAGTGCATGACGGCAAGGTTATCGTCATGCGCTCCGACCTCCGGTGGTGTTCGGACGGCTTCGAGTTCGCCGCCTGGAACAGCGAGATCGTCCGCGTGGCGTTTGTCATGGATGCTCACGACCGGGAGGCTATCGCCCATGCCGCCGTCGCGAACTGCGGAATCAGCGGATCGGATGTGCGCGACATGATGCTGGAAGCTCTCAAGCGATGCTTCCGTACCATCAGGGCACCGCATCGCGTCGAGTTCCTGTCCGACATTGGCTCGCCCTATACCGCGAAGGCAACACGGCACTTCGCCATCAGCCTCGGACCGAAGCCCCGCTTCACGCCCGTTGCCAGCCCGGAGAGCAACGGCATCTCCGAAGCCTTCGTTAAAGCGTTCAAGCGCGATTACGTGCGTGTCCGGCCGATCCCGGATGCCCGAACCGCGTTGCCACAGATTGCCGGATGGTTCGAAGACTACAACGAAAACCATCCTCATTCCGGACTGAAATGGAAATCACCCAGAGAATTCCGTAACGTCCATCAACCTAGCCGACTGTCCGGTGAAACGGGGGCCACTCCACCGTGTAAGGCGAAGTACGACTAGGATGACGAACCCAGAGCCAATGAAGGACGCCGCACTGCGTTGGAGACCGGCCGCAATTTCAACCGCGAGCCCACCCTCGAATTCGATACTCTCGATCAGCTGCGTGGTGAAAAGGCTCTCAAAAATGCGACCGACATTTTCGAGTGCCGCGACCAGACCATCCTGAACTGAAACTTGCGCGAGCTGCGCCTCGAGGCCGGCGACCATGCCGGTCACGCCGATGACCGCAAGTATCCCGAAAACCACGTACTCCCTAAAAACGGTTCCCCAGAACTTCGAAGTGACACCCTGAATGACCTCTCTGACGTTTCTGAGTTTCGCCACATAGGCCTCCGCCGCACCAGAAGCCTTGGTATCGTCGCCCGAAGAGATTTGTGCCTGTGGATAGTTCTTTCGACGAAGCCGGCCACTCGGAGTAACGGTCACGATATCCGAGCCTTCTGATTGATCAAAATACTTCTCTGCGAGCCGCTGCAAGACTGTGGGACGCCGAAGGGCCGCAATCCTCCAGATCGAGAACGCGCAAACAATCGTTGACAAAGAAGCTACGAGTAGGTTGGTGCTCATCCCAGATCCCCAAGCTGCCCCTACACGTTAGGTGAAGAGGCGCACGGTTCCAACGTTCAACAATCTTGGCCAAGCCTGATTACTTGCCAACCCTCAAACACGCGCGTACTGTAGTCGGGCTTTCCAAGACGACGCGTTCCGGTCTCCCGCTCCGGTAGGAGACATTCCGTGAACCACGTGCATCTCATCGGTCGGCTCGGCGCCGACCCACTTTCCACCCCCTATGCCAGTGATCTCGGTCGGGACGATCCGAAGATCCTCGTCCGCTTCGACCTCGCGGTTGGTGCGGCGAGCAGCCGAAAGGCGGAGGAGACCCCGCCCATCTGGGTGCCGATTGTCCTCTTCGACGGGCAGCCCGCGCGCTTCGCCGCCGAGCATCTGACCAAGGGCGATCTCGTTGCCCTGTCGGGACGGCTCGACCTCCGCCGCTGGACCGATGAGGACGGCAGAGCCATCCGTCGCCTCCAGGTCATCGCGAGCGAACTGCGGAAGCTGACCCCGCGCCGGTCGCCTGACGACGAAGGCGCCGATCCTCCGCCAGAAGACGACATCTCGGCCACCAATGTGGTGCCCCTCAGCCATGAGCGGACCCAGCGGCGGGAGCGTCTGCAATGACCGCTGCCGTTGGCTCTTTCACCTCCCCGTTCGGCGACGATGCCGGACGGGTCGGAACGGCTTTGGCGTCGGACCGATCCGGTCCCTGTTCTGCAAGTCTCGCCAGCCCCGCCCGCAATTGTTCCGGGGTCCAGCTGTCGAGCCCGGCCTCCATGACGAGGCTTCCGAGATACCGCGCCGCTTCGTCCTGCAGGGCCTTCTTGCGTTCTTTGAGTTCCGCTTCCCTGGCTTCGAAGCCCTTGAGTTCGGCGAGCGGGTCTTTCTTCCGTGGCATGATGGCCTCCTTCCGGTGTGGATGGGACCATCGTGACGGGCAGCGCTCGTCCCGTCGCGGGCTACAATGGGGCTCGATCGCGCGAAAGGGTTCCGGCGTCGGTGGAGCCGTCATCGCGGGAGCCCGGTCTCCCCGAAGAGAGGGAACCGGGATGGTCCTTCAGGGCCCGGAGGGCCTGACTTGCCCTATCACACACGACGCACAGGGTGCCGGGGCGGCTCTAGGCCAGTCTTCATGCGGGGTTGCGACCAAGTCCGGAAAAACCGGCTTCTTGCAGGGGCGGGCTACGGCGCCCCTCGAACCCCAGCGTCTACGGAGGGTTGCGGGTAGCCCCCAGGACGACAGCTGTATCCGATCGCGCAACACCTCTGCGGAAACGGTGTTTTTCCGAGGTCTGGACCTCCCCTCCATCACCGGGAGGATCGCGCCATGACCGCGTCCTTCCGGGTGCAGTTCCGCCTCAGCAAGGCACGGACGCAGGCGCTGAGAGACCTCGCCGAGACGGAGGGCGTGTCCCCCAACCTCATGGCCAAATCGCTCTGCGAGACCGCCCTCGGCCAGCAGGAACCCGACCCGAAGTCGGTCGAGCGGGATCTCCTCATCATCCGCGCCGGGATGGAGCAGCTCTTCCGCCGGTCCGGCCGAGAAAGCGAACTCGATGCCGCCATCGATGCGCTTGAAAAGCACCGAACGGCCACCGCCCGCACCGTGCAGCGGGGAGGCCTGTCATGAGCGGGAACGCATCGGGCCCCTTCAAGACCTTCCTGCGCGGCGGGCAGGTCACCCTCCACACGCTCCGCATGTTCGGTCAGGTCATGCGGTTTCTGAGCTTCGCCATGGTCTCGCTGATGCTGGTCATCGCTTGGGCGGGCGTCATGGTGAACACCGCGCCCGAGGACCGCCATTATGCGATGAAGCGATATGAGGCCTGGGCGTACCGGGCCGCCGGGTTCCGAGAGAGCCTCGAGCTCAACATGCGGACAGCGGACGGGAGCCATGCGCCCTTCCCCATCGGCACCATCCTCACCCATCCGGCCGTGGCCGAGCATGAGAAACGGTTCCGCCGTCAGCTCTTCGTCTGGGGGCGGATCGGCGGGCTTGGCGGGGGCTTCGGTTTCCTCCTTCTGACCGGCCTTTTCGTTGGCCGGGGCAGCACCCTGACCCGCACCAATGTCAAACGCGGCGCCGCCATGGCGTCCGCGCAGGAGCTCAAGGCGCAGATCGGTGCCCACAACCGCTGGACCGCGATGAAGCGGAAAGAGCTCCGGGGGCGGCCCCGCTATGCCCTTGCCGGCATCCCCTATCCGGTCGGTTCGGAGGTCCAGCATACGGGGATCTCCGGCACCATCGGTTCGGGCAAGACCCAGGCGATCGCCGCCCTTCTCGACCAGATCCGCAAGGCCGGTGACCGAGCCGTGGTGTTCGACCTGACCGGCGGGTTCATCGCGCCCTTCTACCGCGAGGATCGCGACACCATTCTCAACCCGCTCGACCGGCGGGCCCCCGCCTGGTCGGTGTTCGACGAGGCGAAGACCAAGGCGGGGTTCGACGCCATCGCAGCGGCCATGATCCCCCGGGCCCAGAAGGCCGATCCGGTCTGGGCCGACTCGGCGCGGATGGTGTTCTCCACCGCCGGTCAGCTTCTCCTGGGGGACGGCCGGGCGAGTAACAAGGAGCTCGTCGATCTCCTGCTGAATGCGGAACTCAGGACGCTGGCGCCCTTCTTCGCCGGGACCCCCGCGGCGTCGATCATCTCGGCAGACACGCCGCGCATGACCAATTCCGTGCGGATGATGCTGTCGACCTATCTCGACGGCTTGCGGCTCCTCCCGAGCCGGGGCGACCGCTTTTCGATCACCGAGTGGATCGAGAACGACCGCGCGGGGTCGACCCTCTTCCTCTCCTCAAGAGCGGACATGCACGAGACCCTGAGGCCGCTTCTCACCGTCTGGATGGACACGGCCGTCAGAGCGCTGATGTCCCGACCGCGCGACCCGAACAGGCGGATCTGGTTCATCATGGACGAGGTCGCCGCGCTCCAGGAGCTTCCCTCCATCATGGACGGGTTGGCGCGGGGCCGTCAGTTCGGGGCAGCTTTCGTCCTCGGCATCCAGGCGCAATCGCAGCTCAGGGACATTTACGGGCCCGACGGCGCGCAGACCCTTTCCTCGGTCTGCCGGACCAAGTTGATCCTCGCCGCCTCCGACGCCGACACCGCCAAATGGTATGCGGACTTTCTCGGGCGGCAGGAGACCTCCCGCTCCAACGAGAATGTCTCCTTCGGCGCGAACACCATCCGGGACGGGGTCATGCTGGCCCGGCAGGAGCGGATCGAGCATCTCGTCATACCCGAAGAGATCATGAATCTCCGTTCTCTCGAGGGCTATCTCAAGATGCCCGAGGGCTTCCCCCTGGCGAAGGTGAAGGTGCCGCTGGTCCTGCGCGAAGACCGGGAACCGGCTTTCCTGCCGCGAGAGGATCAGGGCCTCCTCATCACCCGGGCGCGGGCGCCGCACACGGTCAAAGCCATGCAGGCCACCGCGCACCGACCTGGCAGCGAGGATGGCCAGCGGGACATGTTCAGCGAGGCCGAACGGGACGGCATCGACGAGTTGATCGATCCCGACACCGGCGAGGTGTCGGCGACGACGCGAGTGGAAGGCGTGGCGCAGGACGGGGCCGAAGGGGCCGATCCCCCCTCACCGCCCGATCGTCCACGCCCCCGTGACATCGGCCAGGACTTTCCCGATTGGGGGTTTGAGCCCTGATGGTCGCCTCGATCGCCGCCGTCTCCTCGGCCTCCGCCGGGGCGGCCTATTACGGCAAGGACAATTACTACGCGAAGGGCGGGGACGCGCCCGAACCCTCGTCCTGGTTCGGCAAGGGCGCCGCCAGCCTCGGCCTCAAGGGCGGGGTCGAGACCGAAACCTTCGAACGGGTGCTGAACGGCGAGACGCTCGACGGTCGCCGAGTCGGTCAACGCGAAGGCGAGACCGCCGAGCAGGCCCAGGCCCGCGCCCACCGGCCCGGCATCGACCTCACCTTTTCGCCGCCCAAGGATGTTTCCCTCCTCCTCTATATCGGTGGCGACAAGCGCATTCTCGGCGCCCACCGGGCGGCGGTCGACCAGACCCTCAAATGGGCCGAGAGAAACCTGGCGGGGACGCGGATCCGGACGGGGCCCAGTGCGACCCCAGCGGTAAAGACCGGCAATCTCGTCATCGCCAGGTTCGAGCACGACATCTCGAGGGACAAGGACCCGCAGCTCCACACCCATGCCGTCATCGCCAATATAACGAAGACGGATGACGGGCGCTGGCGGGCGCTCCACAATGATCCCTTCTTCGCCCATCGGAAGACTCTGAGCCTCGCCTATGACGCGACCTTGCGGAACGCCCTGCGGGAACTCGGCTATCGGGTGAAGCTCGAGGACGGCAAGTCCGGGCGATATTCCGTAGACGGTGTTCCCGACGGGGCACGAGCCGAGTTCTCGAAAGGCAAGGACCGGATCGACAGTGCCGCCGTCGGACTCAAGCACCCGACGCCGTCCGCCCGGGACAAGCTCGCGGTCAAGACGCGGCCCGCCAAGGACGAACTCCGCCAGGAGGAACGTGTGGCCCTTAGGGAAACCCGCGGGGCGCCCTGGAAGGCGACGTTGGAGCACACCGTCGCCGTATCAGTAGAGCGACAGGCGCAAGGCCATCTACAACGACCGCTCGATGACCGGGCCGTTGGGCGCGTCGGCATGGAAGGTCTCGCGCGGCGGATGGCGCAGAACCTGTTCCGGCCGACCAAGACCCTCCGCCTTTCCGAGAACGATCCGTACAAGCTCGAACGCGCCGCCTCCGAGAAAGGTTATTCCGCACGCGCTGCCGTCAGCTTCGGCCTGCGCCACCACGAAG
This window harbors:
- a CDS encoding type IV secretion system DNA-binding domain-containing protein, with the protein product MSGNASGPFKTFLRGGQVTLHTLRMFGQVMRFLSFAMVSLMLVIAWAGVMVNTAPEDRHYAMKRYEAWAYRAAGFRESLELNMRTADGSHAPFPIGTILTHPAVAEHEKRFRRQLFVWGRIGGLGGGFGFLLLTGLFVGRGSTLTRTNVKRGAAMASAQELKAQIGAHNRWTAMKRKELRGRPRYALAGIPYPVGSEVQHTGISGTIGSGKTQAIAALLDQIRKAGDRAVVFDLTGGFIAPFYREDRDTILNPLDRRAPAWSVFDEAKTKAGFDAIAAAMIPRAQKADPVWADSARMVFSTAGQLLLGDGRASNKELVDLLLNAELRTLAPFFAGTPAASIISADTPRMTNSVRMMLSTYLDGLRLLPSRGDRFSITEWIENDRAGSTLFLSSRADMHETLRPLLTVWMDTAVRALMSRPRDPNRRIWFIMDEVAALQELPSIMDGLARGRQFGAAFVLGIQAQSQLRDIYGPDGAQTLSSVCRTKLILAASDADTAKWYADFLGRQETSRSNENVSFGANTIRDGVMLARQERIEHLVIPEEIMNLRSLEGYLKMPEGFPLAKVKVPLVLREDREPAFLPREDQGLLITRARAPHTVKAMQATAHRPGSEDGQRDMFSEAERDGIDELIDPDTGEVSATTRVEGVAQDGAEGADPPSPPDRPRPRDIGQDFPDWGFEP
- a CDS encoding DUF2958 domain-containing protein; protein product: MDLILPEQASRLRTQFEDESVDQPPLVKLFCPWGAGTWLLSGLTEDDALGLGLCDLGLGFPELGYVSLDELRRIKGPFGLTIERDLSFEALTTLTVYAEAARMAEGVVEDRASLEAAFARLERRAKEDRRVLKARML
- a CDS encoding DUF6437 family protein, giving the protein MPRKKDPLAELKGFEAREAELKERKKALQDEAARYLGSLVMEAGLDSWTPEQLRAGLARLAEQGPDRSDAKAVPTRPASSPNGEVKEPTAAVIADAPAAGSAHG
- a CDS encoding single-stranded DNA-binding protein, translated to MNHVHLIGRLGADPLSTPYASDLGRDDPKILVRFDLAVGAASSRKAEETPPIWVPIVLFDGQPARFAAEHLTKGDLVALSGRLDLRRWTDEDGRAIRRLQVIASELRKLTPRRSPDDEGADPPPEDDISATNVVPLSHERTQRRERLQ
- a CDS encoding DUF736 domain-containing protein — protein: MSAIGYVTHNEERGTYKGTLRTLTIATGIELVPNGEKTDERQPDFRIFTDERTEIGAGWHRKGKTSGRPYVSLTFAAPELGPRKLYANLGPAAGQDDPAVFAIIWNPEG
- a CDS encoding GNAT family N-acetyltransferase, which gives rise to MPTERSAPLRIERFDPARHDRSGFSCGVPRLDNFLQLTAKKQQAADMTRVYVVVEDGDTRILGYHTIGMGMMEASLLKKRPRGSPDHGELPVLFLGQVAVDERAQGQGLGGILMHHVFEKARLVADEAGCFALLLDVMTDGGEEAFERRRDWYAGFGFEPFTSRPARMFLTLKDMRAILER
- a CDS encoding DUF1778 domain-containing protein, whose amino-acid sequence is MHSALHIGDQEATMLDIDLSDLSQDKGARTTQLRHGDRLADLIDRAVAALGIEKSTFLRAAIAKEAQRILEESSHHVMSAEDAARFEAALDRKPTVTSKAKAAAKAYRARVVHAD
- a CDS encoding ParB/RepB/Spo0J family partition protein; protein product: MTYEPYPLFALAIAAENVRHASLPDDGIPALAQLIADSGLQQPLCGYRKGRTKLLIYDGRRRLLALQHLASEDRLPKDCLNGIPCRIGSKAEARAASLGAGLGTKGFHPTEAFRQFAALIEEGQTVPDIAKRFSLSEREVEQRLRLARLAPPIFDAFAEDAITLEQAMAYALIDDPNRQMRVLETGGADLSARMIRRQLTDGETPGTDKRVRLIGLAAYEAAGGRLRRDLFADEDDLSGVTLLDAALLDDLTHARLREAETALRAEGWSWVRASVHADYDLYQTHGRVRPERQPLPEDAQQERDTLVARRDALAGTAEHEDELDDETWAEIERLDAALEDLDAQHTAHSPEDLARGGAVISIRPDGSLDIVCGLVPRKALTPKAEKPALPHAVHRQLTERASEALARDLASHAETADLLVTAAMAQAAWSYGPITGIGLSGEMPRFTEGGTLPPDEALAARIDAAKARVGRSLAETVENVAALDDDQRAGLRQLALSSLLDLSEIRGDTRSEDGRSLGTFLARRMGTDLTRHWQPDEVTFGRLSRDQILTALTEMGVPTKGLEKAKKADLALLAARKAQEAGWLPEPLRFAHAPDGAAG
- a CDS encoding ArdC family protein; translation: MTRRRRERTRGDLYEEVTARIIAQMEEGTVPWVQPWTSKGPGSPALGLPQNAATRRPYSGINILLLWGAAQEQERESQLWLTFKQALALGGAVRKGEKGTTIVYADRFTPQREKQKAEESGGAAREVAFLKRYTVFHVDQCDGLPDDAVTGRVPLPPRQIEPDAERLIEATGADFRVGGDRAYYVPSQDFIQVPPQAAFRDQINYYRTCFHELGHWTGHATRLARDLTTNFGTKDYAREELVAEMASAFLCAEMGIVPTVRHADYLASWLDILREDKRAIFRAASLASKAADFVLAFRTPQETDQRAA